The window GTGAGACACACAACGCAGCTTGATTAATCATATAATAGAATACCAGAGGTTCGGCTGCGAACCCAATTTTCTCAATCATACGGGTGTTGCTTTCTATGACCTGAATTTAGAATCAACGATTGGGACAAGAATAGGAACTTACAGCTCTGTTATCAGTGGCGACGCCGGAAATGATGAACATGAGGTAGAACGTGATTATAAACTCAACAACAAAGGACTGCAGATTGGATCCCGCTGGCATTGTTCCTGTGAAGTGATCTTGATCGCCCTGAAAAAGTAATCGGATTGTTCCGGCTGCTAGAGTTGCTCCGATGACTTGACATGCTACGTAAGCCGGAaccttaagaaaataaaataaaccacgTAACAATTGGCTCAACGAACTTGGAAAACTGGGTaatgtaacattttttttattgagaggATGGTTATGATTCATTAAACCGAGTTAACAATCATTTCTTAGTAATCAACAGCTCAACAACCCAGTAATCAATTTGTGACAAAACTTGGATATTGAGACAAACAGGACCTTTTGGTACGGTTCTCGTTCTAGGTAGCTACAGTTACCAGAACAgcaagtggtttttttttaaaagggaaaataaagagagaaaaccaTTGTTAACGTCAAGATTTCTTACACCTCTAGGTTTGTTATGTGCAGTGTACCTAATTTCAACAAGGTAGATACAATGGTTTTACCTGTTTCCATGGAAATCTCTTGCAAGTGGCAAAGGCAAGGGTGACAGCAGGGTTGAAATGGGCACCAGAGATATGACCAACAGAGTACACCAAGACCATCACAGCCAGCCCCCAAGTTATTGATATTCCTGGAAGTGTCACAACCTTGTCAAAGTTCAAATTCACGGCCACCGACGAGCAACCGGCAAATATCAAGAAGTATGTTCCGGCTATCTCAGCTACCAACTGCACACGTTAATTAGCTCATCAACatcaatctcaaataaaaaagaaggaaaaaccaTTTGTCTGATAAATTCCAAGACATGATGATGATCTTTCTAGACGGAAATGTATGCCAAGAACACGTTGATTCCTTATTCTTGATGTagagtaaattaattaagaggAAGCAAATTGAGGGTATGCAATTGGTGTGTAATcttgaaaatcaaataataataggaAATATGGGTATGAAAGAAAAGGGCAAACATTCTGGTTCAGGGCTTGATCATACGGCAAGGAGAAAACAGGCACAGAAAGAAGATAAATGTTACAGCACCTTTTGCATGAAAGGCACAGAAAAGTTCAAGACAGAAACTTCCTTGATGGAGCTAGATGAAGgataattatctttaatatccAAAACAACTCCTCCATGGTTTCCATTTCCATTAGTCCCATCGATCTCAGCCATTACCACAAATACTTACCACTAGAAAGACAGCTAAGAATGAAAAGGGAGGAGAGATGAGAACAAGAAAGAGATACAAGAAGTGACAAAGATGCGCAAAGATATTGCCTTTGTGGTAGCTTTGTTCTTCTCCTATGGAGTATATATAGCAAGTTCAAGCTACAAGAAATTTTTAAGTTACAGAGGCTTGTAAAGATATACAGAAGCAAGGGAGAGAAACAATTGTTAACTCCAATTTTCCTTACTAcgttttatataagaaaaagaaaaagaaaaggattgacCATGACAACTCTTTTTTCACGTAATTTCAGCCCTTTATGCTTCCTTGTAGGATTATTTCGCTGAGATCACTGTACATCAATTTTCTTTGGATGTGTATGTGACGTTGAAAAATATGACCTTCGCATTTAAAGCTCATCAACAACCCACCGGAAATACAGAGAAGGCATGAATGAACATGATCATAACATTACCAGGTCCAAGGGCATCTTCAgcataagaggaaaaaaaaatttaatagtatttttttagcttttcttcTGTGATTTTGTAGTTAAATATTGAAGagctaaaatagttttttttttatcaaagaacaGTCATTTTCAcgtatctatataaaaaaaaccaaatattaaaatatagataATGTAAAGatcattcttttttcaattaaacttttctcaaaaaaatcacaagaattaatattaaatatattaaaatacaaagggattgttgttgttttttcattagagtgcatatataaaaattatatttatactattaaaaaaactatatcaacAATTTAACTATTCCAAATGAGTTTC of the Populus nigra chromosome 7, ddPopNigr1.1, whole genome shotgun sequence genome contains:
- the LOC133698858 gene encoding aquaporin NIP1-2-like, which codes for MAEIDGTNGNGNHGGVVLDIKDNYPSSSSIKEVSVLNFSVPFMQKLVAEIAGTYFLIFAGCSSVAVNLNFDKVVTLPGISITWGLAVMVLVYSVGHISGAHFNPAVTLAFATCKRFPWKQVPAYVACQVIGATLAAGTIRLLFQGDQDHFTGTMPAGSNLQSFVVEFIITFYLMFIISGVATDNRAIGELAGLAVGSTVLLNVMFAGPISGASMNPARSLGPAIVSHQYKGLWIYIVSPILGAQAGAWVYNLIRYTDKPLREITKSASFLNGKESS